ACGGAAATCCGGCAGGTTCGCAAACCTCCACAGCTGCTGCCAGGTTCCGTCCTGCAGCAGGGTCTCGCGCACGAGCGCTTCGACCTCCGCGCCGATCTCACGCACCCCCGGCGCTTCGGAATCAGGGAGAACAGTTCCCGTGAACTGTTCGAGGGCCGAATCCGCGTCACCACTGGCCAGTGCCTGAACGGTTCGCTCAAGATCCGAATCGAGCTCTCCGCGCAGGCGATAGGGGCGGGCATCGATGCGCAGATCGCCGAGGCTGCCGATCGTTCTGCGCAGTCGGTTGATCTCCGCCCGGACCGTGACTTCGCTGCCGCCGACCGTCCACAGTCGTTCGACCAGTCCGGCACCGCTGATGCCGTCGGGAAACCGGTGCAGCAGGAGCAGGATCTCGGCATGTCGGCGGGTCAGGGGAATACGCGTTCCGCCGGGGCTTTCCAAGGCGGGGCTGGGGCCGAGCACGGTCAGTCTGGTTCCGGCCGCCTCGGCGCCGTTGTGCATCTGCTGCGGGGTGAAGAGTTGGGACAGCTGCGCACCGGCGGCCTTCGCCGTCGATGACAGCAGCGGCAGCACGATGGAGGACACGGCGTCGTCTCCCCCGGTGACGTCGATGATGCCGATGACCTGCCCGGTCAGCGGGTGAGTGACGGGGACCGCACTGCAGCTCCAGGAATGGACGTCGGGAGCGAAATGCTCGGCGCGGCTGACCTGCACGGGTTGCCCCGAACGCAGCGCCAACGCCGGGGCGGAGGTGCCCATGACCTCTTCCGACCAGTCCGAGCCGGTGACGAATCCCATGGCTTCGGCGCGGTTGCGCACGCCCCGCTCCCCCTCGAC
Above is a window of Brevibacterium siliguriense DNA encoding:
- a CDS encoding helix-turn-helix domain-containing protein, whose protein sequence is MDSTLLLEDTYQRAVRRAHERLAGPSESSLQLPSSGPGVRASVLESWDRSLARLRDPDSVQVQVALETDRLAEVRRRHPFHAIMPLLRSHLIEPARDAGLLAALGDEQGRLLWVEGERGVRNRAEAMGFVTGSDWSEEVMGTSAPALALRSGQPVQVSRAEHFAPDVHSWSCSAVPVTHPLTGQVIGIIDVTGGDDAVSSIVLPLLSSTAKAAGAQLSQLFTPQQMHNGAEAAGTRLTVLGPSPALESPGGTRIPLTRRHAEILLLLHRFPDGISGAGLVERLWTVGGSEVTVRAEINRLRRTIGSLGDLRIDARPYRLRGELDSDLERTVQALASGDADSALEQFTGTVLPDSEAPGVREIGAEVEALVRETLLQDGTWQQLWRFANLPDFRDDVEVLMTVLRLAPPEAAERNAAVVRLEALGL